gtgggtggggctgagagagctctgagagagctgtgactgacccaaggtcacccagctggcttcaagcggaggagtagggaatcaaacctggctctccagattagagtcctgccgctcttaagtgactgacccaaggtcacccagctggcttcaagtggaggagtggggaatcaaacctggctctctagattagagtcctgctgctctttaccactgcaccaaacttgaCAAGAGAAGGGAAACATCCACTGGTAGGGGAACAaacctctatagtctggagatcagttccaggagatttccaggctccacctggaggttggcaaccctgtccactaGGCATCACCATCTTCCTGAGCCAGCCACACTCCAcctctctgtttctctgtctatACATTTGAAagctacccttcctccaaggagctccatcAGGTATACATGGTTCTTCCCTTCTACCCAGCCAAGGCTCCTTTCTTGGGGGAGACTCTGTTGGGTCAGCCGAGCACTGGCAGGTGTTTCCCTTTCTGGACCCACGTCTCACCCATGAAGAGCATTCTTGCTGCAGGCTTTGGGCCAAGGTCTTAGGGGTGGGTTCAGGAACCCAAATGGATCGCCCAGTGAGGAGGACGGTGGCGCTGTTTATGTTCTGAAATGAAAGGGCCTCCGATTCCCAAGCCCGTCCCTGAGCGCTGTGCAAATGTTCTGATTGACCCAATGAGAGCCAAAGAGGATTTCCAGCTACcgggtggggggagtgggggatGCCGCCCTGAAAACCTTTACCTGCAgtgtctgttttttccccctacccCATTCTAGTTGGAGCGTATCAAAAGGGGCCGTTTTAAAAAGTGGGTGAAGAAAATTGGCGCGTTCATAAAGAAATACGGCCCAAGGATTGCATCTGTACTGTGCAACATTGCTGGCTGAGGAGCTCCAGAGAAAGAGGAAGATGGACTTGAGGCGTCCCCACTGGAGGGCGTGTCTCTGTGCAATTGGAAACACTCTCAGGATTTTTCTTGGTTCTTCTCTGGCTCCTATAGAACTTCCTTCTGCAATAAATTGTCTTTTCCCACGGACCACGTGTCATTTGCTGTGGTGCATTTACGTGCACCTAGCAAGAGCAGCCTGCACATAAACTGAGGACCGGTCATAAAATCCTagacttgagcatccccaggcaATCCACAAATGTGCATTTCCACTCGAAGTCTCTCGCCCTCTCCATTGATGAGGGTGACTCTATTTTACTGAAAACCCAAGGCACGGTGAGGGGAGCTGATTTCGCCCTTCCCTTGCTTTACCTCCTGGTTCTTCTGCGGGGATTTCTTGGCCCTCCGGCCTGGCTTAAGCAGATCCATGGGGGGAAAGTGGTTCAGACACTCAAGCACAGCAAGGGAAGCTGGGGAGCAAGGCTTGGCCCCCCTCGCACACATGGTCCagtttcacttaaaaaaaaaaagagagagacaaacccCATTTACATGTGAAAGGAAAGAAATGCAAATAAATAGATGTGGACCTGCCTCCTCTGACATCAAGTTGGGCCCTCTGTTCAGCTACGAACAATCCAAACGGCATCTGATTATGGTTCAACATCTCCCATAACtctcagtgggttggatcctgccagtgTTTGTGTTAGTGAAAGCAGGAGAAAAGCCCATTTTTTTCACCCTCAAAGAGCTGTGCTGGGAAGCGTGGAAGCCACATGGACAAAATGAGGCAGGATGGGGGCTGCAGCGCAGATGGGAATTGGGTGGGACTGAGTGGAGAAGCTGTTCCGATCCAACCCAACATAGTGTTCTGGAGTACTCTGGTCAGGCCTaattcagatataggtgtgcaattaagggtcaagctacaagggacgaatgacacttgcctggcaagtgaacagactcacgtgtattcctccctgttcacttgccattcacttgcgctccgcttgatcaagtggagcgcaagtggagcgcaagtgaacagggaggaatacacttgagtctgttcacttgccaggcaagtgtcattcgtcacttgtagctcgacccTAAGAagacctaagagccaagctacaagtgacgccttacacaggttggacacttgtcagcttccctcaagttctgatgggaaatgtaggcgtcctggttttacagcttggttctccattacagctgcaagaccaggacgcctacattttccatcaaaacttgagggaagctgacaagtttccaacctgtgtcaggcgtcacttgtagcttggctctgagtgtctagttagctttcctatatcaggtTAACTTCTAGCAGGTTACATTTTAGATCCGTTGCCAGGTGTAGAACACGAGTAaatactattacagaatctctgcttgcattctaaacctttattaaaacatgattattcagcgTTCTTAATATTAGCTAAATCAACATAAAATCAACCTATCCTCCACtgctacatagatcattaaatgAGAGCAATGACATGAGTTCAAGGAAGTATCTTACCCCAAAAACAAGCAGGTTACAAGCACGGAGCACCATCTTGACACAAGCTCTCGTTCCGTTCAAATTCTCATAGTATTATCTCCTAACAACAGCTAACTCTCCCCCTTGATAAGGgcacacattcttggctaattaattattttggtttttttctttgttcatgctatttatagtcggtctttctcactgagacccaaggcagattacacagtgtgactcagtacagccaatttcaaagacatttcaatagacATACAATGAGTATATATacacaaatttgcaaagatttaaagccagcaTAAGctaaatacagagctgaagaaatgctgaaacagagcatatgcATTTCGAAGAtggacataggaactacccagtagaatcatacttaaGCAAtggttgtagaaaagagcaagggtccagtagcacctataaaactaacaacatttgtggaagGATATGAgcgttcgtgagtcacagctcacttcttcagatacagctagaatgtcaaTTAAGCAATGGTAGTAAAATCTAtagtccctccctatccctttacttacACATCTCTTGAGGCCACTTTCTGACAGtccagccctcccatctgagtaaaaagccctcttgaataatttggttttgcattattTACAGAAGGCCAGGTGAACGGGGGCTTTCCTAACttcctcaggtagaccattctagaaagggggggggcacatgtAAAGGATGTAAaggataaaggtaaaggtgcaagtaccgagtcattactgatccatggggggatgttgtatcacgatgttttcttggcagactttttacagggtggtttgccattgccttccccagtcatctacactttacccccaggaaactgggtactcattttaccgacctcggaaggatggaaggctgagtcaccctcgagccggctacctgaacctggcttccaccgggatggaactcaggtcgtgagcagagcttgggctgcagtactgcagcttaccactctgcgccacggggctcttattgtgggccacatgtacaggcagcttttgattttgcccatgttcaAGGTGGCACCTGCGGAAGgccgttcagatgagtgaagctgccatggcagaacatagtgAGAGAGGCAGTGCCATAGATGGTCATgcagagctttgtaggtgatagccaataccttgaattgagcctagtaaccAATAGAGAGCCAATGccatgactgcagaatgggggtaatattgctgctcctcctagctcctgataataaatgagctgcagagttctgcaccaactggagtttctgagttaacttagaggggagacctacgcacagtgcattacagtagtcaagtcctgatgttaccatggcaaggATCCAAATGGCCAGATTGTCAAGTCATCTTCCGGGCTAgcctgagttgtgagaaggcagGTCTCCAACAGCAGTCCTATAAAAAAcgcaatttaaaccagtccaaggtacAACCttaatacccacttctgcctccagttgcctcaacaggatggcatggtctactgcatTGAAGGCTGCCGATATATAATTTCAACACCATACAAAGTTACCTATACTTGAAGTGTCTTcttaaaacaaatgaaaactgTTGGTTCATTCTTGCTgttttttatcttaacaaagtctatgtaaaataaGTGATCACAAAtgtctcatacatatgaatatcttttggccctcgaCCAGTTCACCCATCCTTGAAACATCTGTCCTTCTGCAAAGTTGgatattcctgccattctcagacactctctggGTCTCAACAAATAATATCTATTGATGCGGGTTAGAGggcttctaatctacacaaagcCGTACAATTGCATTACTCCTTTGTTTCCTGCCCTGTCCAAGGTTGCTCTATTCTAGATCTAGCTGCGGCTTGTCTAGCTGTGGGGCCAGGATAGCCCTGTTTCTTTGTGCAGAGACATCGTCTATGATCTCCTTGGTCAATAAATCCAGCAACAATCCCCCTATTTTTCTGGCCAGATCTGTGACAGTAGCTTTGAACATTACACCAAAATGTCATCTGAAGGGCCTTCTTGGACTACTGAATATTGGTTAGTAATCCCAGTGGTGCAGTTAGTTTGTTGCTGCAGAAGCAAAAAGAAGTCTTAAAGCTGAATAGATTTATACAAGCAGAAACTTTTAGGGACATACAGCGGCTTCTGTTtagatcaagaggagttagccaggttagtctgtagttgcaaaatagtaaaaagtccagtagcaccttaaagactcaccaactttattgaggcataaactttcgagaaccacagctctcttcatcataagtgagctgtggttctcaaaagcttatgcctcaataaagttggttagtcttaaaggtgctcctggacttcgATCAAGAATTGCTTCTGTTTAAGAGACCACAAGACTCTTTTTTGTTTGGGGATTTTGGAGTTTCCGGTGTGAAACTCGGCATCTTTAGCTTCCAGCAACATTTGAAGCAGAGgatgaaggtttttttaaatgcataaatatatttgttttccaagcCTCACTAAACCAAATGGAAATTCTACAGAATGATTACTGATAAAGGAGTCaacaaaaaagccctgaattacaATAAAAAGCgaaagaggagggaggaaaacaaataaaattatgtaggattctcctctcccccacagGGCCTATGTGTTAAAAGCACGCAACGCTTCAAGACAACATATTCCGAAAAGTCCTCTGTCTATGTCTGACCTCGCCCTTGAGAAGAGTTTAAAATGGCCCAGCCAAGGAGAAGAATGCCGTTCCTAAGGTCGGAGGGGTTAAGATGCCACTTTAATTCCATAGATTCCAGGAATGGCAGCTGAAAGATTTGCACAGCGACAGCAAGAGAGCCTCTCCCCCTGGCATGCCAAACACGCAGGAGGTGTCCATACACACCTCCagatctctgccccctcccccacaacaagCCAGTGCTGCAGGCACAACCACGTGCTGGCTATTCTCTGCACCCCCTTGAAATTGCACGTAAACTGCCAGCAGAGACGACACGGCTGCGCTTCCTTCTTGGCACACCCTCTTGGTACTGTGAAAATGGTCCCTATAACTGGCTGGTGGGGGCATCATTTTTACTGGGGCAGATCAGGTGAACCAGCAAACCAATATTGCTTGGGCCAGCTTGTGTGCTTGGTGCTTTGCCTTTCCTAATACTGTACATCTGTAAACAAAGAGATTTGGTTGTTGtgcattttccgggctgtatagccgtggtcttggcattgtagttcctgacgttccaccagcagctgtgactggcatcttcagaggtgtagcaccaaaagacagagatctctcagtgtcacagtgtggaaaagatgttggcaggtcatttatatctactcaggaggggtggggttgggctgagtcatcctgtaagagtttcccagggtgtggaatgctaacggagggaggcttcactgtatcctaaggaggttcttttgcatatggattggtgcttgatatgctaatcttctctgcagggctattgtagggtatagagtattttgttcgcctggtgtttttcaggattgGAAACCAGGACTGGTTTTCAGGTGTTTTTCAGGATTGAAAACCCAAAgagatttgggtttttaaaaatatattaaaagtcTCTGGTTGCCAGATCCGGCTTTTACTAACTAAGTGGGGAGTGGGATGCAAGGTGTGAGGAAATATCCAAGGAACAAGAAAACTTGGGATCACTCAGACCTGAGAACCATCCTGCCCTGGAAGCTTTTATAaatatccacctttctcacctgCCTTGCCCTTGCCAGTTACTCTCCCAGGCCCCTTGCCCCTTCCGTTTCCCACCCTTTGGAGGTCCTCCAGAATCCCCCAGCTTCCAAGCTCAGGGTCTGCTGGAGAAGTGAGCATGACCTGGGAAGGAATTAGGCTAAAAAACCCAGCTCCACTTTGCTCTCAGCTCATACCGACTGCCCAGCTCCTAAATAGGAAGCAGTCAGGGGACGCGCTCCCTTCTGATATGTTGCCAAATGAACACTCTCACATTTTAGGGCACCACCTGAGAGCATTCATCCATGGAGTACAAACAGTAGGGTGAACATGGCTGTCTCATTGCAAGGGCCTACAGCAAACCCATGCCCTCCACCCCACTGTTCATAGACTTAAACAATAACAAGCTCAATGTTTGGTGTTGCCttcctactgagtcagacccttcaTCCATcaagtattgtctgctctgactggcagtagctcttcagggtctaacagacagagatctttcacatcactgggcccctggcccttttaactggagatgccagagctgaacttgggtctgtctgtgtccaaaGCAGGAGTTCCACCGCTCAGACACAAACTCACAGGTCCATATTAATGCCAGAGGAAACGCAACGAGCCCGTTACCTTTGGAATATGAAATGAGATGGTTTCACTTGATCAGTAAACCTTCCCTCCTTCGGCTTAACCAAAGCCTGCAGCAACCCCAAACTTTCCACCAGACAATGTGAGAGCCCAATTGACCAGCAAGAGACCTGACGTGACGTCAGTGTTGATTTCTATCGATGTTGAAAGAACTGCATGAAAAACAGGGAACCAGGGAGGTTCATTTCGGCAAAGTTTACAAAACAGACTTCTGCTAAGTACATTTCCAAAGCAAATGCTTGCCCTCCATTCTCACCCTGCAAAATTTATGGGGGAAAAGCAGGGATGAATTTGGAGCTTAAAACGCAAGGGTGGACTGGAACATTAAAACATCCCTAGAGCAAGCTGAGccaagtggtggtggcagcagcgcagcGGCCGCTTGGCTGTGTGCTGCAGTgatgatagaaaagagtccagtagcacctttaagactaaccaactttactgtagcataagctttcgagaatcacagttctctttgtcagatgctgcaTCTgaccagatcgagggggggcagggggtagtctgcccccggcgctacCAAGGAGGGGACGCCTGTGCTGATAAAAAGCCTGGGGTGCGCCTGCGccgataaaaagtgagtcagtgGCAGTAGGCCTATGAGGGGCCACAGAGACAGCGGGGAGGTGAAGCACAGGGgacccctcctgcacagcctctCCCTGGCTCCACCACCCCTCAGAGGTCTGTCTGGGAGCAGCAGGGAGGCGAAGTGTGGGGAAGCCCTCCCGCACAGCTTCTCCGCCAGCTCCACGGCCCCTTTCCTCATGTTTTAGGGTGCCTGCTAGCAAGCAGACATGTGAAACCCAACTCTTGTATAACATGAAAAACATGTGCAGGCGTCTGCAGCCAGAGGCAGAGGAAAGACCAGTGGGAGGGTATACCATGCAGCCCTTCTTTTGCTCAACTCCCCaagctagggttgctaacctgcctggaagaaaaaaatgaactgtccTTTGTATAGAGGTTTAACAGGATGTTATTTGTCAAGTGATGTTATTTCACCCTCTTCTCTGGTTTTGGCATTATGTGTATGTTTATAGAATTACTTTATTTGTActttgatctggatagcccaggtgagcctgacattgtcagatctcggaagctaagcaggatcggccttggttagtaattggatgggaggcctccaatgaagaccagggctgcagaggcaggcaatggcgaaccacctctgttagtctcttgccatgaaaactccacgtgtgtgtgtgtgtgtgtgtgtgtatgtgtgccatAAGTCATAAAAATGCAGCACTCTCCGCCACCACACATATATACATTATTTTAACAGTTTTTAacaatgaaatgttttaatgttttgatgtttgctggcttggggaccttatttggtggcacagaaatgttttattatCTTTCCATATAAAAAACGAGccatattggcgacgactcactttttatcctggtgcgcctgcacaggagcaccaggataaaaagagCGTCCTGGCCAATACGGCCTCCAGAGGGCACCACCGCAGCGGGATGGCCAGGCGAGCTGGCCCATCTGTCCAGAGGGCACCGCAGTGGTCGAGAAGCCCGGCGTTCCTGGATTTTCTAGGGCCCTTTTTAAAAGACGGACTCTGTTGCTAGTTAAACTAAAtatttagctccatgccatgaaaagcttcacctgtctatttccacacattaagcctctattaaatggaCAGGGCCTTTTTACCCAGGCCTGCTGGTAACCCTGACtgttttttccttcacaggagAATGACCATAAGTCTCAGCAGGCAACAAACCAAGGGTCTGCTTCAGTAACAGCAGCCTCATGTCTTCATGGGCTGTCTTCCAATATTGGTCAACCTGTCTGTGGACAAAATGCAAAGCCGCAGGTTTGAGGAAGCTGAGCCCACGACCTGTCTGGGACGGATCCCGCAAAGAGGCAGCCTCATCCTATATAACGGGCCGAAGTCTCCTCTTCCAGCTTGTGCCCAGAGCAACCATGAGGAGCGCCTGGGGAGTTCTTTTTCTGCTGGGTTTCGGCACTGCCGTCCCTCTGGAAGCCCCAAAGACCTTTGAGGAATTCCTTCCACAGGTGGTCAAGATCTACAACCAAGGCCCAGGTGTCCAAAACGCCTTCCGCCTCCTGGAAGCAACACCTCCGCTTGGAATGGTAAGTAAGGGTGGGGACGGAGGGCTCCGGCTGATTCCATCTAACCGAACAATGTTTGAAATACTTCTCACGAGAATCAGTGGGACAAACATGCTCCGGAATTCTCCCCTGAACACCTTTCTCTTCAGTAGTTTCTTGTCTGCAGTCAGCTGGAAGCTGAATTAAAATGCAGAGCTTCATACAGTTTTTCATGTAGTGTAATATTTCCCATAACAAACCAGGATGTTTTTACTCAGAAGTCTGTCCTTTTTGCAAAGATTCTGCCCCTCCTGCAAttgtcctcctctgttttatgGCTGAAGTAGTTGGGGAGGGATTGGGCAATGTTTTTCTCTTTATGGCCAAAAagctttttactgtttttcagTTATCATAATTTCATAGCTGCACAATTATGAtaataaaacataacaaaaaatcaggctctgtctctctctctctctctctctctctctctctctctctctcactcactctctcctTTTAGTCCACAGTTCCAGACCAGTGAAAGAGTTTTCATTGAGTTGGTTGCTGGCAACCATCGGGGATGCTTCCAGTTCTACTGTCAGAGGAaacttaacatttgatttatatactgcccttcaggacaacttaacgcccactcaagtggtttacaaagtgtgttgttatcctcatgacaatcaccctgtgagatggatggggctgagagagctctgagagagctgtgactagcccaaggtcccccagctggcttcaagtggaggagtggggaatcaaacccggctctccagattagagtcctgccgctctctgaaccactacaccaaactggctcctagtTCTATCTAGCCCACTTAAAGAGACTTACTTGGACCAGCAGGGGCTCAGGCTGTTTCCCCAATTTGGGTCCTCTTCATGCAAAACAAATGCTTCACCATTGAAGTACTGTCCTTTTCTCTAAAAGGTTTTTGATACTGTTTGTGCGTTTTTaggctgcttttctctccagggagacccaaagcagcttacgaaAAGAAGAGGTTtccaaattacaaaaaaaaattacaacctttttttttaaaaaacaaagaactgCTGGCAAGACGCTTGTGAGCAAGCCTGCCACAGCTTTGGGTAATTCTGGCTgtcagttcattcattcattcattcattcaatcaatcaatcaatcaatcaatcaatcaatcaatcaatcaatcaatcaatcaatcaatcaatcaatcaatcaatcaatcaatcaatcaatcaggaaCATTCACTTGAATAGCAGTAACATTTTTAATTCAAAggtccagtttggatcaggagtcCCTGGTGTATAGGGAGAAGGGGATTAAGCCTGCCCCCCTCACTGTTTTCCCAACCAGAAATAGCCCCAGGGGTGGGGTTATTTGCCCCATGGAAGAAACATGCGTGTGCTGATGGCAGTGTGTAATTTTCCCCATTGGGGCCAGTAGCAGCTCCACAGAACCATTTCAGGTCAGAGGGCTTAGCTTCATCTCTACACATACCATAATTGCGAGCTGAATTGGGACCCTGTGCGCTTGGGAATGGAATTCCTAGCCCAGAGCTCCAGACATCTGTTGGGGACTTCGTAATATGTGAAGTGACCTGCTAGCTACAAAATTCAAAACCATGACTCGGgtgaaaaaaaatccacctctGGGTTGTCATAAAAAGTAGGCCATTAGATACCTGCCACCTCTGTGGATAATGCTTGCCCTTTGTGGCTGTTGTGGTCTGTAGCCGTTGACAGGCTAGTCCTTTGAGTTACCACCTTTTCCACTAGCCCTTCCAGCCAGCCGCTGAcctttaaaacaaacaagggttcaACCGCTTGTTACACAGGGCCAAAGACTCTGATAAAGGCAGGATGTGGGGCatgactttgggggaggggggcaagctgGTTTAAGGGGcttaaaaggtgtttttttttaatggttgatGGACAGGCTGCTAGGTCTGGATCCACCAgccactgaccttgatggacctccAAGGCTGGGAGAAGGTAATTTTCATCTCAGACAAGACAGGCTCATTTCCAGTAGTAGCCAGAGTCCAGGAGCAAAGTCCTTCGCCGCTCTCTCTGGCGATGGCCAGGAGTGAGCTGCGCCCCTCTGGTGCACCAGGGCCCTCCTCCACTGCCTCAGTGTGCCACCCCAGATAGCTGCTTGGCTGGGTTCACAAGGGAACCAACACTGCTGGTCTCAGGTCTCATTGTCCCGACAGGATTCAACCTCTGGAACGCTTCAACAGCTGAACTTCACCATGCAAGAAACCACGTGCCCCGCCTCAGAAGATGTTGTTGCTGAACAGTGTGAATTCAAACCTGATGGGGTAAGAAACAGCCAGTGTCAGGGGCTGTACTTTCACTGCGCTTTCTCCACTAGGGACTTCTATTAAGCGGTGCAGGGGCTCCAACGCCTGAGAGCCAGACCTTCTCTCCGAGAAGCCCTCCTTCCAGTGTCCCTCGTGAGGACTGAGGTCGATTGTCCCCTCTTGGTATGAAGGGAATAGCATTCTGCTCATGCTCAAGGGAATTAATGGCTATATGACTGCTCCACATGTTCAAAAGGTGacctacggttgccagctctggctttggaaattcctggagatttgggggtggaacctgggaggggagggtttgggaagggaggaaCTCATCAGGGATGccacggagagccaagctacaagtgactcctgacacaggttggacacttgtcagcttccctcaagttttgatgggaaatgtaggcatcttggtcttgcagctgtaatggagagcccagctgtaaaaccaggatgcctacatttcccatcaaaacttgagggaagctgacaagtgtccatactgtgtaaggcatcacttgtagcttggctcagagtccaccctctgaagttgccagagCAACTGTTTTCTGTAGCCTAGAGATCGGttttaatttcaggagaactccaagccctcCCAGGAGGTTGGTAAACCCTGTTTAAAAACCAGTTCTGGGGCTCAGCTAAACACAGTAAATGCTGGTACATATCATGGCTTGACTGTATGCCACTAACATTTTGGAATTTACCAAATTGGCTGGCAGAATCCTGTGCTTTTACCAGTGAAGCTACAGACACCGTCCCTTTCTCTCCAGCGCTTTTTCCTCCCACCTGTTCTTTCCACTTGTCCCATTcattcctcccccttccttcaccTTGCACCCCCACTCGTTCCCAGGGGTTTGGCTCATTCCCAACTACTTGTAGTTCGTTAGGCAATGAGGGCAATCGACATGCATTGCCTCCCAGACCTGCACTGCGGTGCTTTGGCGGTGGATCCCAAAAGGCACAGTAAGTTTAGGCTTCCACGTGAAGATGCTTGAGAACCACTGCAGTAGACCTTTTCCCAGTGGGGATTCCCTGTTTGCCTGGTTCCCAGAAGAGGCTTCAGTCTCTGGAGACCTAACACACTCTCTTTCCTTTGCAGCTGATGAAAGATTGTATTGGATACTTCTCCACCAAGCCAGAAAATCCCATGATCCTTATTAACTGTGACACTGCGATTCAAGAGGTTGGTTTTCCATTCCGCTGATGCCGGGAGCTTCCGGAGAATGTTTTCCCCTTCCTTTGGTCCACTCTCTGAGGGTTGTCCTGGCTGTTACATCCACAGGACGTCCCAGAAGGCCCTTGCTGGGCTCCGTTATTGGCTCACCCACTGGAGGGCTTCTACTAGCTTGGGGTGGGAtgactattagagatgggcacgaaccgaaatatgaaccaaagttcatcacaaaccgggctggtttttggtttgcgaaccagcagttcatcggagctcatttctgacgaaccgcgatgaaccactatgatttttagagcagctcacatggtttgtttttcaattcgtcactgcagacagcagtgccaatcaatctgttacctaggcaaccgGGGGCGGggtaggctttctgcagacttctgcagccctggaagtgacgaaccaatgaaccaaacgaactggttcacaaaccagccaagttcatggcggttcgtgaaacacaacgaaccatgaactgcaacgaaccgccattttcccagtttgtgcccacctctaatgactACTGTACATGTCGGTCAGAGATGGAAGGACATAACACAGCACAAAGAGCTCCCCTGCTTTGGGGGTTGGATCCTGCCAATGCACCCAGCTTACAGCAATGCCCGTCTCTGGCTCAAGTTTGcctactctgggttgggaaattgctgggggtttgtgggaggggggaggagcctggggaggagtttggggaggggagagagttcaTCAGGGATGTGAGCccatatagtccaccttccaaagcagacttTTTAGCCAGGGGgattatctctgtcatctggagttcACTCGTATTC
Above is a window of Eublepharis macularius isolate TG4126 chromosome 11, MPM_Emac_v1.0, whole genome shotgun sequence DNA encoding:
- the LOC129337373 gene encoding antimicrobial protein CAP18-like gives rise to the protein MQTSWAMLLLFAGAAVAHPAPPPPLSYEQVLASAIETYNKESGLENAFRLLEPEPQPDWDPSALTIQPLKFSVRETVCKAAESSNIDQCDYKDDGLDRDCSGFYSAAQSPPLMVVQCEGVAQELERIKRGRFKKWVKKIGAFIKKYGPRIASLVPRATMRSAWGVLFLLGFGTAVPLEAPKTFEEFLPQVVKIYNQGPGVQNAFRLLEATPPLGMDSTSGTLQQLNFTMQETTCPASEDVVAEQCEFKPDGLMKDCIGYFSTKPENPMILINCDTAIQEPVHVTRFRGLGGFLKGFSRGVQLWDAHH